The following coding sequences are from one Paenibacillus tundrae window:
- a CDS encoding vWA domain-containing protein has product MAKKGKFFFISIVMLVLVFGLVYAGITLTSNFGKSSSQVSTENAGKELGKLYADIAPATAEPVKGQIDLDPVDVAESLPDISKFPIAVENTTNDYVEIFSSTEKSGSGVDGWLTEVAQEFNQANISVDGKQVSVKIRNIASGTATDYIKSGKYVPDAFTPSNELWGEMVEASGVKTEMVSERLVGNVPGIVISKAKYDALVDTYGSVNVKTVTEAIAKNELAMGYTDPFASSTGLNFLVTALNTYDSSNPLGEKAIQGFEKFQANVPFTASTTIQMREAAKSGRLDAFVLEYQTFVNTADLKSGYVFTPFGVRHDSPLYALGQLPQNKQEIIHKFAEFVTQDKYQKSAEEFGFNGLPDYKSEVAAVDGGTLLSAQKVWKEKKNGSKPIAAVFVTDVSGSMDGEPLNRLKESLHKGQKYLGTDNSIGLVSYSSGVTVNLPIAKYDTNQQSMFVGTVDSLQAGGGTATFDGIVVAMKMLEDYKAANPNVKPLIFVLSDGETNEGHTLQDIRELVETYQVPIYTIGYNADIKALESISSINEAASINADTDDVVYKIGNLFNVQM; this is encoded by the coding sequence GTAAGGAGCTAGGGAAGTTGTATGCGGACATCGCGCCGGCAACAGCTGAACCGGTTAAGGGCCAGATTGATCTGGATCCGGTTGATGTCGCAGAATCGCTGCCGGACATATCCAAGTTCCCGATTGCGGTAGAGAATACAACGAATGATTATGTTGAAATTTTCTCTTCCACGGAGAAGTCGGGCAGCGGGGTAGATGGCTGGTTAACCGAAGTAGCACAAGAATTCAACCAAGCAAATATCAGCGTTGACGGTAAACAAGTGTCGGTGAAGATTCGTAACATTGCCTCTGGAACAGCTACCGACTATATCAAGTCAGGCAAGTATGTGCCCGATGCCTTCACACCTTCCAATGAACTGTGGGGCGAGATGGTAGAGGCAAGCGGAGTGAAGACAGAGATGGTATCCGAACGACTTGTTGGTAACGTACCAGGGATCGTCATCTCCAAAGCGAAATATGATGCACTGGTTGATACGTATGGCTCTGTCAATGTGAAGACAGTCACTGAAGCGATTGCGAAAAACGAACTTGCGATGGGGTATACCGATCCATTTGCTAGCTCCACAGGACTGAACTTCCTCGTGACAGCACTGAACACGTATGACAGTTCGAATCCGCTTGGCGAGAAGGCGATCCAAGGCTTTGAGAAATTCCAGGCGAACGTACCGTTTACCGCGTCCACGACAATTCAGATGCGGGAAGCTGCCAAGTCAGGCCGTTTGGATGCTTTTGTACTTGAATACCAGACATTTGTGAATACCGCCGATCTGAAGAGTGGATATGTGTTCACACCATTTGGAGTAAGGCATGACAGCCCGCTATATGCTCTCGGTCAATTGCCGCAGAACAAGCAGGAGATTATCCACAAGTTTGCGGAATTCGTCACGCAAGATAAATACCAGAAATCAGCCGAGGAGTTCGGTTTTAACGGCCTCCCGGATTATAAATCAGAGGTAGCAGCGGTAGATGGCGGTACGCTGTTGTCCGCGCAGAAAGTATGGAAAGAGAAGAAAAATGGCAGCAAACCTATTGCCGCAGTGTTCGTTACCGATGTATCTGGAAGCATGGATGGAGAACCGCTTAACCGGCTTAAGGAGTCCTTGCACAAAGGGCAGAAGTATCTGGGTACGGACAACAGCATCGGCTTAGTATCCTACTCCAGTGGAGTTACCGTCAACTTACCTATTGCCAAGTATGATACGAACCAGCAATCGATGTTTGTAGGCACGGTGGATAGCTTGCAAGCAGGTGGAGGGACAGCGACCTTTGACGGGATCGTTGTGGCGATGAAGATGCTGGAGGATTACAAGGCCGCTAATCCCAATGTGAAGCCGTTGATTTTTGTCTTAAGTGATGGTGAGACCAATGAGGGGCATACGTTGCAGGATATTCGTGAGTTGGTCGAGACGTATCAGGTGCCGATTTACACCATTGGCTATAACGCAGACATCAAAGCATTGGAGAGCATCTCCAGCATTAACGAAGCGGCAAGCATTAATGCCGATACCGACGATGTCGTGTACAAGATTGGGAACCTGTTCAACGTACAAATGTAA
- a CDS encoding toxic anion resistance protein translates to MSFSMEIPSQKEIQKVIEEEVKPVPAEVAELQQVANANVEMIMTLDLESLEKRKEILQSIEGFGMNTMRSSSEKNALLQVSVGHLSKTGDEGGQVAKGLTELHMQLKDLDPSVVDFAKTGFLGKLFNPLRAYFLKYQKADAVIADIVTSLDKGRATLRNDNTTLEIEQQNLRELTKRLQKEIQLGVLMDESIDGQIEAAKVRNEDPEKVRFITEEVLFPLRQRVMDLQQMLVVNQQGIMAIEVVIRNNKELIRGVDRAKNVTISALKIAVTVASALYNQKIVLQKIELLNQTTNDLIAGTSKMLKDQGIAIQKQAYDASISVDTMKQAFTDVLSALDSISVYKQEALPRMRETITQFRELADTGEQQIQRLEKGQKLGL, encoded by the coding sequence ATGTCATTTTCCATGGAGATACCTAGTCAGAAGGAAATTCAGAAGGTGATTGAGGAAGAAGTGAAACCAGTGCCAGCGGAGGTTGCTGAGCTGCAACAAGTCGCGAATGCCAACGTAGAGATGATCATGACACTTGACCTTGAATCGTTGGAGAAACGCAAGGAGATTCTGCAATCCATTGAGGGCTTTGGCATGAACACGATGAGATCCTCTTCGGAGAAAAACGCGTTGCTTCAAGTCTCCGTTGGACATCTGTCCAAGACGGGAGACGAGGGCGGTCAGGTAGCCAAAGGCTTAACTGAGCTGCATATGCAACTGAAGGATCTCGACCCGAGCGTGGTCGACTTCGCCAAGACTGGCTTTCTGGGCAAGCTGTTCAATCCGCTGCGCGCGTATTTCTTGAAGTACCAGAAAGCAGATGCGGTCATTGCAGACATCGTGACCTCGCTGGACAAAGGTCGAGCAACTTTACGGAATGACAATACCACCTTAGAGATCGAGCAGCAGAATTTGCGCGAATTAACCAAGCGATTACAGAAAGAAATCCAGTTAGGTGTGCTGATGGACGAATCCATTGATGGACAGATCGAGGCGGCAAAAGTACGCAATGAAGATCCGGAGAAGGTTCGTTTTATTACAGAAGAAGTGTTGTTCCCGCTTCGGCAACGTGTGATGGATCTGCAGCAGATGCTGGTGGTTAACCAACAAGGGATCATGGCGATTGAAGTGGTCATCCGTAACAACAAGGAACTGATTCGCGGGGTCGATCGGGCGAAGAATGTAACCATATCGGCACTGAAAATTGCCGTAACCGTAGCAAGTGCGCTCTATAATCAGAAGATTGTATTGCAAAAAATCGAACTGCTGAACCAGACGACGAACGACCTCATCGCGGGCACATCCAAAATGCTCAAGGATCAGGGCATCGCCATTCAAAAGCAGGCGTATGACGCGAGCATTTCGGTCGATACGATGAAGCAAGCCTTTACGGATGTCTTGTCTGCACTCGATTCAATCAGTGTGTATAAGCAGGAAGCATTACCGCGAATGCGGGAGACTATTACGCAGTTCCGTGAACTTGCAGATACGGGAGAGCAGCAGATTCAGCGGCTGGAGAAAGGGCAGAAGCTGGGATTGTAA